The window GGCTTTCGCCGCTGATGGTTTCGGTAATTTCCAGGTTCTTGCGTGTGACCGGATCCAGCACCAGATAATCCAGGGCATGATCCACCATGATGTGCTGAACGTGCGACAGCGATTGCGTTTGTGTGCGTTCCACATAGCGCAGCAGGGCGCCGGCCGCACAAATCGCGGCAGGCATATCGGTCATACCGAAGCTGCCCAGTGAGTCTATCTGAAAATGCTGGCAGAGCAGGGTGTTGGCATCATTCAGGTCATAGTGCCAGTCGGCGGTATGACTGATTGACCCCGCGAATTTGGTTTCAAGGGCAAAGGAGTCGGCATGGACGATCTCCGCCGGCGCGATACGGTGGATTTCCGACTCCAGCGCTTCCTTGTCGCACTGGGTGACCCTGAACTGGCCGCTGGCCAGATTAAGCCATGCCAGACCATATTTGGGTGCCTTGCCTTTAGGCGGCAGAAATACTGACAGCAGCGGACGATCCAGTTTTGAGGGCAGCAGGGTTTCGTCGGTCAGTGTGCCGGGTGTCACAATGCGCACGATCTTGCGTTCAACGGGGCCCTTGCTGGTGGCGGGGTCACCAATCTGTTCGCAGATGGCGACTGATTCGCCCATCGCCACCAGGCGTGCCAGATACGTTTCCATCGCATGCACGGGAACACCCGCCATGGGGATCGGCTGGCCGTTGGAGGTGCCGCGCTTGGTAAGCGTCAGATTCAGCAGTCGGGCGGCCTGCTCGGCATCGTCATAGAACATTTCATAAAAATCGCCCATGCGATAAAACAGGAGTACGGAACCGGCCTCAAGTTTAAGGCGCAGGTACTGCTGCATCATGGGAGTGTGGCCGGAAGTCGCGCTTTTACTGGTTTCTGCTGACATGAGTGATGGGTTGTCTAAGGTGTTCTTGCGTTCAATCGGCTATTTTACGATTATCCTGGCCTCTGTTGGGCGAGCAGTCATTCACTATTTCGGATTACTGCCCTGTCAATCCTTTTCCGAAGATCTTTTATTGCCTATGGCGGCGTCACGGTCATCGATTTCCTCCTGTGTTCAAATCCAGGCAACCGGCACGGGCAAGGGTGGTACAAACACAAATCGTATTTTGTTGTACTGGTTTTTATCGTGTTCAGCACTCAGGCATCTATCCGTGATGCAGTGTGTCATGTGCTGTAACGTTTAGTATTACGAATCGCCGCTGCATATTGCATAAAAAATATTAATTGATTTCTGAAGAACGCAGTATTTGAAGAAATAGGGTATTTAAGCAAGCATGTTGTGGGTTGATCGCTAACGCACACACAAAGCAAATTCAGACTGCGATCTCATTGACCGGTATAGCTGGCTTTCCAGCCGATTGAGTAATTATTTCAAGCTGGAAATTTCATTGAAAAAATTTATTTCAAATGAAATAAACCTAGGGTTTTCCATGGTTATATTTCATATAAAAGACGCATTTTTGAATGTAAAAAATATGAGGAGATTACAGTATTGCGGTTGTGCTGCACTATTTATCTATGTTACTTCTATATATGAAGCGATAACCGCATGACGCATGCTATTGGCTTTTCATGTAACGAATTTTATGCATGACAATGCTCGATAGGCTGCGTTTGAAAGTTATTTCAAATGCAATTTTTATCAGGATCGGTTCCAGGTAAAAACTTCAGGATAAATCAACTTCAAGGGGAGTAGAACGATGAATAGAATGCGCAAAACTCAAACCCTGCTGGCTCTCGCTGTAGCAACCGCTGCGGCTTTTGGTACAGTGGCATCCGCTGCCACGTTGCAGGAAATTAAAGACAAAGGTGTCGTGCGAATTGCAGTTGCCAACGAAATACCCTATGGCTTTGTAGATCCCACTGGTGAGGCAAAGGGCGCCGGACCGGAAGTGGCCAAGCATATTATGGAGCAGCTTGGCATCAAGGAAATCAAGTGGGTCACTACAGGCTTCAGTTCACTGATTCCTGGTCTTAAAGCCGACCAGTTCGATATGGTGGCAGCAGAAATGGCGATCCTGCCACAGCGTTGCCAACAGGTGGCGTTCTCTGAGCCAAATAGTTCCTATGGTGAAGGCCTGCTGGTAGCCAAAGGCAACCCGGACAATCTGCACAAATATGAAGACTTCAGCAAGTCAGACAAGAAAATCGCCATCATGGCCGGTGCTGACCAATTGGAAATGCTGCAAAAGCTGGGTGTTGATGACGGCCGTATGGTGACCATCTCCAATAATGCCGATGCAATCTCTACGGTATCTACGGGTCGTGCTGCGGCGTATGCAGCCACCAGCCTGACGGTGAGTGAACTGGCCGGCAAGAGTGATAAAGTTGAAGCAGCAGGCAAATTCGAAGATCCGGTGATCGATGGCAAGCCTGCTCGTAGCTGGGGTGGTTTCACCTTTGATCAGGGCTCGGATGATCTGCGTAAAGCCGTCAACGAAGAGCTGGCCAAATTCAAGAAAACACCCGAGTGGAAACAGATTCTGACCAATTATGGCTTTACCGAGCACGACCTGGAAGAGTCTGATAAACAGACCACAGAACAGCTTTGCGCCGCAAAGTAATCAGGATCTCGCTTTTTTGACGGTTATGCGCAAGCCAGTGGCGTGCGCATATGGGTTCGCGAACGATCGCGGACCCATCATTGGTCTGGCGACTTGAGCCGGACTCAAACTCACCGGCTCGTGCAGGCAAACGCTTGCATCCTTCATTCTTATCTCCAAAAAATAAAAGGCGACCGATGGATTGGAATATATATCTGACGCCCCTGTTGCAGGGAGCGTGGGTGACCGTTCAACTGACAGTCTATTCGACCATACTGGGGGCGATCACTGCGTTCGTGTTCGGTATCGGCAAGCTGTCCGGTAACTGGCTTTATCGCGGCTTCTCAATCTGCTTTGTTGAAATTTTTCGCGGCACCTCTTTGCTGGTGCAATTGTTCTGGCTGTTCTTTGCGCTACCGCTGTTGGGACAGGCGCTGGGTCTGGACTTTCGCATGGCACCGCTGGTTGCCGGTACGCTCGCCCTTGGTTTCAATATCGGGGCCTATGGTGCCGAGGTTGTGCGTGGCGCCCTTCAGGCCGTGCCGCGCTCGCAATTTGAGGCGGCTAAGGCGCTGGATTTTACCCCGCGCCAGACCCTGAGGTTTATCAGCCTGCCACAGGCTATTCCGGAAATGATGCCCAGCTTTGGCAATCTTGCCGTACAAAACCTTAAGGATACTGCGCTGGTTTCGTTAATCAGCCTGGGCGATATGGCGTTCCGTGCCGAACAGATTCGCAATTACACACAGGACAGCACCACGGTGTACACCATTTTGCTGTTCATGTATTTCGGAATGGCCCTGATTCTGACCGGCATCATGAAATTGCTGGAGCGTTCTGTCGGCCGCTGGCGTGCAGGGAGGGCCTGATCATGCTTTTTGGTATTGAATGGGACACCAGCAGCAATTGGGCTTTCGCCGTTTCGATTTTCCCGATACTGCTCAAGGGCCTGCTGGTGACTTTGCAGGCAACGGTGCTGGGCTTTCTGGTAGCGATGGTGCTGGGGCTGATTCTGGCCGCGCTTAAAAGTGCCAGACTGGCCATCATTTCATGGCCTGCAAAATTCATAACGGAGTTTATCCGTGATACGCCCTTGCTGGTACAGCTTTTCTTTCTTTATTATGTGCTGCCCGAGCACGGCATTGTACTGCCTGCTTTTCTGACCGGGGCACTGGCACTGGGCGTGCAGTACAGCGCTTATCTGTCCGAAGTTTATCGCGCCGGTATTGAGTCTATCCCGCGTGGACAGACCGAAGCCTCACGGGCGCTGGATCTGCCTCCTGTGCGTACGTTCGGATTCATTATTTTGCCGCAGGCGATTCCGCGCATTATCCCGGCAATGGGGAACTATCTGGTTTCCATTATGAAGGACGTCCCGGTACTGTCTGTTGTGACTGTGCTGGAAATGCTCAACGTTGCAAAAATCATAGGTGATCGCACCTTCAATTATTTGATACCGCTATCCATGGTGGGACTTATTTACCTGATCCTGACGATCGTCGCCTCCTATGGCGTGCGCTATCTGGATACCCACCTGCCAAAACGAGGAATACCTTTACGATGAATAATCCGATTAATAATGATAATTCGAGTACCGTTACGGATAAGACACAGGACGTAGCGGTTGCCAGTGCAGAGGGTGCTGCAGCATCTGCTGCTGCGGGTGAACCGATTATCCGCTTCGAAAAAGTAGTCAAGAAATTCGGCGAAGTGACCGTGCTGGATGAGCTGGATTTCGAAGTGCGCAAGGGCGAGAAAGTGACCATTATCGGCCCGTCCGGTTCCGGGAAGTCAACGGTGCTGCGTATTCTGATGACCCTTGAAAACATCAATGATGGGGTGATTTATGTGACCGGCAAGCCATTGTGGCATGAAGAGAAAAACGGTGAACTGGTGCCTGCCGGCGAAGCACACTTGCGGGAGATGCGCAAGGAAATGGGTATGGTTTTTCAGCAGTTCAACCTGTTTCCCCATATGACGGTGCGTCGCAACGTGACCGAGGCGCCGGTGCAGGTGCTCAAGCTGTCCAAAGAGGAAGCCAACGAGCGTGCCGACAAATATCTTGAGCTGGTTGGCCTGTCCGATCAAAGCGACAAATTTCCGAGCCAGCTCTCTGGTGGTCAGCAGCAACGGGTGGCGATTGCCCGCGCGCTGGCGATGCACCCCAATATTATGCTGTTTGACGAGCCCACCTCTTCATTGGATCCTGAACTGGTAGGCGAGGTGCTCAACGTGATTCAGCGCCTGGCCGAAGAGCATGATCTGACGATGTTGCTGGTGACGCATGAAATGCAGTTTGCCAAGCAGATTTCCGATCGTGTCTGCTTCTTTGATAAGGGAAAAATTGTGGAGCAGGGGGCGCCTGACGACGTGCTGACCCACCCTCAGGAGCCACGTACGCAGGAGTTTCTCAAAAGCTTTATTGAACAGCATTAATAGATACTGGGCACGGTAACGTGCCCTGATCCGTTTGGTTCACCGTTTGCGTAATCTGAAGGCGTAATCCGAAGGCGTTAGCGGTTACGCGTCAGCTCTTCGCTGTGCACAATCCGGATACCTTGTTCCACCAGCGTCTTGCGCGTGTCTGCATCTGTTTGTCCTGTCACCGGAGCGGTGGCATCCCAGATGACAAATGTATTGAAGCCCGCTGCCCGCGCGTCCTGCGCGCTCCACAGTACGCACACATCCCGTGCCAGGCCGGCAATATATACATCCTGCACCTGCCGGTCCTTCAGCCAGCCGGTGAGGCCGGTAGCCGGGCGCTCACCTGCCTGGTTGTAGTTCTCGCGAAACGCACTGTATGAGTCTACTGCAGAATCGGCGCCTTTACGCACGATAACATGCATCCTGTCCCAGTTGATGCCGCTGTGTAATGCTGCGCCATTGGTTCCTTGCACACAGTGATCCGGCCACAGCACCTGGGGATGGCCGTAAAGCGCAATGCTGTCAAAGGGTTTGCTGCCGCTGTGCGAGGATGCAAAAGAGATATGGCCGCCCGGATGCCAATCCTGAGTGGCAACATAATGCGCAAAACGGTTCTGCGCCAGGATGGCCTGTACGGGCGCCACGATGGTATCGGCCTGTTCGCAGGCCAGCGGGCCGCCAGCCATAAAATCCGGCTGGATATCGACCAGGATCAGTGCGCTATGGGGCAATATGCTATTTGTCATTGCGCTGTTTCGTCCAGCCACTGAGTCAGCTGTTGCTGAACATTGCTTGCAAACTTGCGATAAACCTGTTCGCTGACAAAGCCCATATGCGGCGTGAGCAACACGTTGGGCAAAGCCAGCAATTCGGGCGCGATGCCAGGTTCATCATCAAACACATCCAGCGCAGCAAAGCCGGGGCGACGCTGTTGCAATGCGCTAACCAGCGCCGGAGTATCAATCAGGCTTGCACGCGAGGTATTAACCAGCAGGCTGTCCGGTTGCATCAGTGCCAGTGTGTCGCTATTGAGCAGCTTGCGCGTGGTATCCGAGACCACGATATGCAGTGATACCACATCCGACGTTGCAAGCAGTGTTTCCAGCGATACGCTGCTTGCGTGCTCTTCGCTGGCGCGTTCGGGTGTCATATGCGGACTCCAGACCTGCACTTGCATGCCAAAGGCACGACCAACGGCAGCCATGCGTTTGCCGATGTGTCCAAGACCGATCAGGCCCAAACGCTTGCCTTCCAGTACTTCGGGCAAATGCTGGCAGATGGCGGGGGTACGCCATAATGGCTGCTGGGGAGTGACAAGCAGGTCTGGCAGTTTTTTCAGCGATGCCAGAATCAGCGACCAGGCCAGCTCGCAGGTGCCGGCCTTTGAGGGGCCGAACTCGGTTGCCGTGACCTGAATACCGGCGGCTTCGGCTGCCTGCTGATCAAGTGTATTGTTGCGGGTGCCGGTAAAAATAATCCGTTTCAGCTTCGGCAATTGCGCGATCAGCGACTTGGGAAAAGGCGTGCGATCGCGCATCAGCACAATGCACTGCGCCTGGGCCACTGCAGCCAGCAATTGCTCGTCGCGCAGTCTGTCGTGATAGATGGTCAGTTGGCAGCGGTCCTGAATATCGGACCAGTCGATCAAACGCTCCAGCCCATGTTCCCAGTCATCCAGTATGACAATGTTAGGTTTCATGTAATGCTCCGTGAAAAGGGCAGTGACAGATACATTGCCCGTGTGTCCGGTCACCACAGCCGTGCCGCCCGTTCAGAAAACACTATATTACCGTGCAGATACGCGGCTTGCATGGGAACCAGACGGCTGCGATGATTTGATCGTCTATCCCTGGAACCAGGCCAGCAGGGCAGAGACACTGAAGACCGAGAGCACGGTTGAAATAAAAATGGATTGCGAAACCAGATGCGTATCACGCTGGTACATAGTGGCCAGCATGAACGGGCCGGTGCCGATAGGCAGGGCGGCCAGCAGCACCGCCGCTTCGCGTTGTACCGGCGGCATATCAAAAACGACAAACGCCAGGAACGCCGTGGCACCCGGCAGAAACAGCATTTTCATGAACAGTACTGCTGCCAGTGCCGGATGCGGACGAATGCTGCGTGTTTGCGCCAGGAACAGCCCGATGGTCACCAGGGCGCAGGGGCTGGCGGAACTGCCCAGCAGCCGCGCCAGCTCAGCCAGCGGTGCGGGCAAGGCAATGCCCAGGCCCGACAGTGCCATGCCCGCGACAGGCGAGACAATCAGCGGGTTTTTGGCCAATGCAATGCCGGTATGACGCAGGCTGGTCCATACGCCGCCATGCTTATTCAAGCCGGTTTCCAGACAAACGATAGACAGCGCAAACAGCACGCAGGCGGTTAATATCATGGTAATAATGACCGGTATGATACCGGCCTGCCCATAAGCCAGCATGCATAACGGCAGGCCCATATAGCCGGCGTTGCTGTATGATGCAGACAGGCTGGCCACGCTATTGTCCGGCAAGCTGAAACGGCGCCGCTGCCATACCATGAAAATGAAAAAGGTGGCCAGCATGCCGCCGGTACTGGCCAGGATGAACGGTATCTGATTCAGTTCTTCCCAACTGACCGTGGCCATGGCATGAAACAACAGTGCAGGCAGGGCCAGCCAGACCACATAGCTATTGAGGTGCTGGCTGGCCTGTTCCGACAGAATCCGTCGGCGCGCAGCGATGTAGCCGATCAGAATCAGCGCGAAGACCGGAAAAGCGGCATTAATAACGGAATTCAAAATACAAATTATTATTTAAAGGCGGTTTCGATGAAGCTGCGCAGTTTACGCGAATGCAGTCGTTCCCGGGGCATTTCACGCAGTTTTTCCAGCGCCCGCATGCCAATGCGCAGATGCTGGCTAACCTGTTTTCGATAAAAGTCTGAGGCCATGCCGGGCAGCTTCAATTCACCATGCAGCGGTTTGTCTGACACGCAAAGCAGCGTGCCATAGGGAACGCGAAAGCGAAAGCCATTGGCCGCGATGGTGGCCGATTCCATGTCAAGTGCAATTGCCCGCGATTGCGAGAAACGTTGTACCGGTTCGTGCTGGTCCCGCAATTCCCAGTTACGATTATCAATGGTGGCTACGGTTCCGGTACGCATGATGCGTTTCAGTTCCCAGTCGGCCAGTCCGGAGATTTCCTCAACCGCGTGTTCCAGCGCGATCTGAATTTCCGCCAGCGGCGGCACCGGTACCCATAATGGCAGATCGGCATCCAGCACATGGTCTTCACGCACATAGCCGTGCGCCAGCACGTAATCGCCCAGGCGTTGCGTATTGCGCAGGCCGGCGCAATGGCCCAGCATGATCCAGGCCGATGGGCGCAGCGTGGCAATGTGGTCGGTAATGGTCTTGGCATTAGAAGGTCCCACGCCAATATTGACAAGTGTGATACCGTTGCCGTCCTCGCGTTTCAGATGATAGGCCGGCATTTGCGGCAAGCGTTGCTGCTTTCGGGAAGGATCCGGCTGGCCCTTGCGGGTAATGTGGTTACCGGGTTCAACCAGCGCGCAATAACCTGACGTTTCATCCTCAATCAGTTGCGTTGCCCGCTCGATGAATTCGTCCACATAGAACTGGTAATTGGTAAACAGGACAAAGTTCTGGAAATGTTCCGATGCGGTTGCCGTGTAGTGTTGCAATCGGTGCAGCGAGTAGTCAATCCGCGGTGCGGTAAACGGGGCCAGTGGTCCTGGCTGGCCGGGTTCCTCGCGCAGGGTGCCGTTTACAATGGCATCGTCCATCACCGCCAGGTCGGGTACGTCAAAGAAATTGCGCAATGATGAGCCGATCGTGTCGGCATAGACGCCTTCAACATACTGACCGCCGGTAAAGGCAAAATGCAGTGGAATGGGAATATCGGATTCGCCCACTTCTACCGGTAATTGGTGATTTTTCATGATCAGGCCGATTTGTTCAAGCAAATAGCTTTTGAACTGCTGCGGCTGGGTGATGGTGGTTTGATAAAGACCGGGTTCGGTGGTATGCCCGTATGACAGGCGTGAATCCACTTCCTGATGGTCGGGCACATGCAGGCGAATGGCGGGGTAGCAGGCACGGATGCGCTGATCAGCCCGACCCTCACCGCTAACATAGTGGTAGAAGGCTTCACGGATGAACAGCGTATTGCGTTCGTAGATGCGCTGCAGTTCTTCGAAAGCCAGCAGCGGGTCACGAAAACTGGAAAAACCGATTCTTTGCGGGGAATGAAAGGTAGAAGGCGTACGTTGCTGTGTGTTCATGGATAAGCGCTGATTGTTATGGTCATGGACAAAAGCGGGCCATATTGCAGTGTGATCCCATATGAAAACGTTGCTGTCGGCAAATAGGGTGTGGGAAACTGGCGTCGCTTTGCTGCACTGAAGTATATTCCGTCATTATGACACGTTAAAATCCCGACATAAGGAATGCCCGCTATCGCAGTGGGTCTGTCCGGTGATGCTATCGGGCTTACGCTTTTCTTTAGTCGCAAAATCAGCAAGAGAGATGAAAATGGATATTCAGCAAATTGAAAGCTTTTGGCCGTTTCTGCAGCGGTTTGCGGTGGACCTGGTGGTCGCTTTTATCATTCTGGGCATTGGCTGGACCGTTTCCCGGTGGCTGGGCAATATGGTGCAGCGCCTGAGCGCTCGCTCAGAAAAAATTGATCCCACGATCATCCCCATGTTTCGCACGGTCGTCATCTGGAGTGTACGAATCTTTACCATCATTGCCGTGCTGTCGCAGTTTGGCGTTCAGACGGCCAGTCTGATTGCCGTACTGGGTGCTGCCGGCCTGGCCATTGGCCTGGCTTTGCAGGGCACGCTGCAAAATATTGCAGCCGGCATCATGCTGCTGGGCTTGCGGCCCCTGCGCGTGGGCGAGAGCGTGACCGTGGCCGGGAGTATTTCAGGTACCGTCGACGAAGTCGGGTTGTTCTTAACCCGGATCATGCAGGCCGACGGCGTGCAGGTGACGGTTCCCAATAGTACGGTCTGGAACGGCACGATCGTCAATCTGAGTCGTAACTATAATCGCCGTATGGATGTTCCCGCCTATATCAGCTATGGAGATGACGTCAACCGCGCGATCGAGGTACTGCTCAAATTGATCGACGAACAGTCAGGTGCCCTGAAAATGCCGGCGCCCTCTGTCTTTGTTGGTGATCGCAAGGAGGGTACCATCACCCTCACATTGCGCGTTTGGGCCGGTGTCGACAATTTCACCACTGTGCAGAATGACCTGAATCGCCAGGTGCAGTCGCGCCTGAAAGAACAAGGGTTTGAATGTCCGGGGCCGCTACGGGTGGCGGTGCAGGCAGTGGATACCGGCAGGCAGGCGGGTGATAAATAGTCTTTACCGGGCCGGCGCGGGCGTTCTCACCCGTAATGCCTGAGGGGAGGGCTGAGGGGAGGGCTGACCCTGTTTTTACGGCCCGGGGCAGCGGCAGAGCTGGTCACTCAGGGGCGATAGACGGTTTTCAGAATATTGGTACACACACCGCGCATCATATCCACTTCTTCCTGGGTCATGTGGATGCGCGTGAACATATAGCGCATGCGAGGCATCAGCTTTTTCGGATGATTGGGGTTGAGAAAGTC of the Advenella mimigardefordensis DPN7 genome contains:
- the ehuB gene encoding ectoine/hydroxyectoine ABC transporter substrate-binding protein EhuB; its protein translation is MRKTQTLLALAVATAAAFGTVASAATLQEIKDKGVVRIAVANEIPYGFVDPTGEAKGAGPEVAKHIMEQLGIKEIKWVTTGFSSLIPGLKADQFDMVAAEMAILPQRCQQVAFSEPNSSYGEGLLVAKGNPDNLHKYEDFSKSDKKIAIMAGADQLEMLQKLGVDDGRMVTISNNADAISTVSTGRAAAYAATSLTVSELAGKSDKVEAAGKFEDPVIDGKPARSWGGFTFDQGSDDLRKAVNEELAKFKKTPEWKQILTNYGFTEHDLEESDKQTTEQLCAAK
- the ehuC gene encoding ectoine/hydroxyectoine ABC transporter permease subunit EhuC, with translation MDWNIYLTPLLQGAWVTVQLTVYSTILGAITAFVFGIGKLSGNWLYRGFSICFVEIFRGTSLLVQLFWLFFALPLLGQALGLDFRMAPLVAGTLALGFNIGAYGAEVVRGALQAVPRSQFEAAKALDFTPRQTLRFISLPQAIPEMMPSFGNLAVQNLKDTALVSLISLGDMAFRAEQIRNYTQDSTTVYTILLFMYFGMALILTGIMKLLERSVGRWRAGRA
- the ehuD gene encoding ectoine/hydroxyectoine ABC transporter permease subunit EhuD, with protein sequence MLFGIEWDTSSNWAFAVSIFPILLKGLLVTLQATVLGFLVAMVLGLILAALKSARLAIISWPAKFITEFIRDTPLLVQLFFLYYVLPEHGIVLPAFLTGALALGVQYSAYLSEVYRAGIESIPRGQTEASRALDLPPVRTFGFIILPQAIPRIIPAMGNYLVSIMKDVPVLSVVTVLEMLNVAKIIGDRTFNYLIPLSMVGLIYLILTIVASYGVRYLDTHLPKRGIPLR
- the ehuA gene encoding ectoine/hydroxyectoine ABC transporter ATP-binding protein EhuA, with product MNNPINNDNSSTVTDKTQDVAVASAEGAAASAAAGEPIIRFEKVVKKFGEVTVLDELDFEVRKGEKVTIIGPSGSGKSTVLRILMTLENINDGVIYVTGKPLWHEEKNGELVPAGEAHLREMRKEMGMVFQQFNLFPHMTVRRNVTEAPVQVLKLSKEEANERADKYLELVGLSDQSDKFPSQLSGGQQQRVAIARALAMHPNIMLFDEPTSSLDPELVGEVLNVIQRLAEEHDLTMLLVTHEMQFAKQISDRVCFFDKGKIVEQGAPDDVLTHPQEPRTQEFLKSFIEQH
- a CDS encoding nicotinamidase, encoding MTNSILPHSALILVDIQPDFMAGGPLACEQADTIVAPVQAILAQNRFAHYVATQDWHPGGHISFASSHSGSKPFDSIALYGHPQVLWPDHCVQGTNGAALHSGINWDRMHVIVRKGADSAVDSYSAFRENYNQAGERPATGLTGWLKDRQVQDVYIAGLARDVCVLWSAQDARAAGFNTFVIWDATAPVTGQTDADTRKTLVEQGIRIVHSEELTRNR
- a CDS encoding D-2-hydroxyacid dehydrogenase family protein, with product MKPNIVILDDWEHGLERLIDWSDIQDRCQLTIYHDRLRDEQLLAAVAQAQCIVLMRDRTPFPKSLIAQLPKLKRIIFTGTRNNTLDQQAAEAAGIQVTATEFGPSKAGTCELAWSLILASLKKLPDLLVTPQQPLWRTPAICQHLPEVLEGKRLGLIGLGHIGKRMAAVGRAFGMQVQVWSPHMTPERASEEHASSVSLETLLATSDVVSLHIVVSDTTRKLLNSDTLALMQPDSLLVNTSRASLIDTPALVSALQQRRPGFAALDVFDDEPGIAPELLALPNVLLTPHMGFVSEQVYRKFASNVQQQLTQWLDETAQ
- a CDS encoding AEC family transporter — its product is MNSVINAAFPVFALILIGYIAARRRILSEQASQHLNSYVVWLALPALLFHAMATVSWEELNQIPFILASTGGMLATFFIFMVWQRRRFSLPDNSVASLSASYSNAGYMGLPLCMLAYGQAGIIPVIITMILTACVLFALSIVCLETGLNKHGGVWTSLRHTGIALAKNPLIVSPVAGMALSGLGIALPAPLAELARLLGSSASPCALVTIGLFLAQTRSIRPHPALAAVLFMKMLFLPGATAFLAFVVFDMPPVQREAAVLLAALPIGTGPFMLATMYQRDTHLVSQSIFISTVLSVFSVSALLAWFQG
- a CDS encoding AMP nucleosidase codes for the protein MNTQQRTPSTFHSPQRIGFSSFRDPLLAFEELQRIYERNTLFIREAFYHYVSGEGRADQRIRACYPAIRLHVPDHQEVDSRLSYGHTTEPGLYQTTITQPQQFKSYLLEQIGLIMKNHQLPVEVGESDIPIPLHFAFTGGQYVEGVYADTIGSSLRNFFDVPDLAVMDDAIVNGTLREEPGQPGPLAPFTAPRIDYSLHRLQHYTATASEHFQNFVLFTNYQFYVDEFIERATQLIEDETSGYCALVEPGNHITRKGQPDPSRKQQRLPQMPAYHLKREDGNGITLVNIGVGPSNAKTITDHIATLRPSAWIMLGHCAGLRNTQRLGDYVLAHGYVREDHVLDADLPLWVPVPPLAEIQIALEHAVEEISGLADWELKRIMRTGTVATIDNRNWELRDQHEPVQRFSQSRAIALDMESATIAANGFRFRVPYGTLLCVSDKPLHGELKLPGMASDFYRKQVSQHLRIGMRALEKLREMPRERLHSRKLRSFIETAFK
- a CDS encoding mechanosensitive ion channel family protein encodes the protein MKMDIQQIESFWPFLQRFAVDLVVAFIILGIGWTVSRWLGNMVQRLSARSEKIDPTIIPMFRTVVIWSVRIFTIIAVLSQFGVQTASLIAVLGAAGLAIGLALQGTLQNIAAGIMLLGLRPLRVGESVTVAGSISGTVDEVGLFLTRIMQADGVQVTVPNSTVWNGTIVNLSRNYNRRMDVPAYISYGDDVNRAIEVLLKLIDEQSGALKMPAPSVFVGDRKEGTITLTLRVWAGVDNFTTVQNDLNRQVQSRLKEQGFECPGPLRVAVQAVDTGRQAGDK